In the genome of Xanthomonas translucens pv. cerealis, one region contains:
- a CDS encoding SDR family NAD(P)-dependent oxidoreductase produces MNLETPMSVAETPAALLQTLYGVHGKTILVTGASKGIGEAVAKACAGAGARLLVAGRDLPRLQALLQTLPGDGHRLFAGDLCDADTVQRLAVESGPLDGVVHSAGIRGLSPMKLVSERFLSEVMTINYIAPTMLTRHLLARQALRPGGSIVFLSSIAALTGTVGVGPYAGSKAALIGMLRPLALELARRRIRANALCPGLVETSLINEDKAWFEESRKRYPLGIGDPKDVALACLYFLSDASSKVTGQAFSMDGGVEFA; encoded by the coding sequence ATGAACCTGGAGACCCCGATGTCCGTTGCGGAAACACCCGCCGCGCTGCTGCAGACGCTGTACGGCGTGCACGGCAAGACCATCCTGGTGACCGGTGCCTCCAAGGGCATCGGCGAGGCGGTGGCCAAGGCTTGCGCCGGCGCCGGTGCGCGTCTGCTGGTCGCCGGCCGCGACCTGCCGCGGCTGCAGGCCCTGCTGCAGACGCTGCCGGGCGACGGTCACCGCCTGTTCGCCGGCGACCTTTGCGATGCGGACACCGTGCAACGCCTGGCGGTGGAGAGCGGTCCGCTGGATGGCGTGGTGCATAGCGCCGGCATCCGTGGCCTGTCGCCGATGAAACTGGTCAGCGAGCGCTTCCTCAGCGAGGTGATGACGATCAACTACATCGCGCCGACGATGCTCACCCGGCATCTGCTCGCGCGCCAGGCGTTGCGCCCGGGCGGTTCCATCGTCTTCCTCTCCTCCATCGCCGCGCTCACCGGCACGGTCGGCGTCGGCCCCTACGCCGGCTCAAAGGCGGCGCTGATCGGCATGCTGCGGCCGCTGGCGCTGGAACTGGCACGGCGCCGGATCCGCGCCAATGCGCTGTGCCCGGGCTTGGTCGAGACATCGCTGATCAACGAGGACAAGGCCTGGTTCGAGGAAAGCCGCAAGCGCTATCCGCTGGGCATCGGCGACCCCAAAGACGTGGCCCTGGCCTGCCTGTACTTCCTCTCCGACGCCAGCAGCAAGGTCACTGGCCAAGCCTTCAGTATGGACGGCGGCGTGGAGTTCGCATGA
- a CDS encoding NeuD/PglB/VioB family sugar acetyltransferase has protein sequence MSQAPPQHVLIVGAGGFGRGIAAMACNDDPGYGQAWDIKGFLDSRSALGAGLRWPLLGDPDTYQPEPGDLFVCALGDPAARRRYSQPLLDRGADFMVLRPRLREASETPIGRGSLFEVGVSIGADSRIGAFVTILATTIVGHDVVIGDYVQIGNFVFVGGGARIGNDVVIHPHATVLPGITVGDGAVIGAGSVVVKDVPPHVTVAGNPARTIFSR, from the coding sequence ATGAGCCAGGCGCCTCCGCAGCACGTGCTGATCGTCGGTGCCGGCGGCTTCGGCCGCGGCATCGCGGCGATGGCCTGCAACGACGATCCGGGCTATGGGCAGGCCTGGGACATCAAGGGCTTTCTCGATAGCCGCAGCGCCCTGGGGGCCGGCCTGCGCTGGCCGCTGCTCGGCGACCCGGATACCTACCAGCCGGAACCCGGTGACCTGTTCGTGTGCGCGCTCGGGGACCCGGCCGCACGCCGACGCTACAGCCAGCCGCTGCTGGATCGCGGCGCCGACTTCATGGTGCTGCGCCCGCGCCTGCGCGAAGCGTCGGAAACGCCGATCGGCCGCGGCAGCCTGTTCGAGGTCGGCGTGTCGATCGGCGCGGACAGCCGCATCGGCGCGTTCGTCACCATCCTCGCCACCACCATCGTCGGCCACGACGTGGTCATCGGCGATTACGTGCAGATCGGCAACTTCGTGTTCGTCGGCGGCGGCGCGCGCATCGGCAACGACGTGGTCATCCACCCGCACGCCACCGTGCTGCCCGGCATCACGGTCGGCGACGGCGCGGTGATCGGCGCCGGCAGCGTGGTGGTCAAGGACGTGCCGCCCCATGTCACCGTCGCCGGAAACCCGGCGCGTACCATCTTCAGCCGCTGA
- a CDS encoding aromatic ring-hydroxylating oxygenase subunit alpha — MTRHALDAEHYISPQSLRLEQQRLFGKLWIFVGFASMVRERNQFFARQVAGVPVLVQRTEAGIRAFLNQCPHRQSAIQTESHGKRPLVCPYHAWSFGAEGELRGLPNSGLYQFTAEEKAGICLTKLHLQQVGELLFVNMAEQPLPLQEQFAPAFLENLRAAASHVDAQLIYSCHRVRYNWKLNMENVKDYNHIPFIHPKTFNPLMTAAPKPSAHVERLAEVPSAIEQLLQGRARAPLHALSFPAKAEIAAQDHWYRPLCERYGEDSAFYNWFLYPNVNFYSVRGDSFVLQQYDPVSPHETDYHLWVATARRRSERTDFTALLSTLMRIEHQVIAEDTAVLERLQAGLGAHSRPFMHGDYETELVRQHLWYRANVLEQPA, encoded by the coding sequence ATGACCCGCCACGCTCTCGACGCCGAGCACTACATCAGCCCGCAGAGCCTGCGCCTGGAACAGCAGCGGCTGTTCGGCAAGCTGTGGATCTTCGTCGGCTTCGCCTCAATGGTGCGCGAGCGCAACCAGTTCTTCGCGCGTCAGGTGGCCGGCGTGCCGGTGCTGGTGCAGCGCACCGAGGCCGGCATCCGCGCTTTCCTCAATCAGTGCCCGCACCGGCAGTCGGCGATCCAGACCGAATCGCACGGCAAGCGCCCGCTGGTCTGTCCGTACCACGCCTGGTCGTTCGGCGCCGAGGGCGAGCTGCGCGGGCTGCCCAACTCCGGCCTATACCAATTCACCGCCGAGGAGAAGGCCGGGATCTGCCTGACCAAGCTGCATCTGCAGCAGGTCGGCGAATTGCTGTTCGTGAACATGGCCGAGCAGCCGCTGCCGCTGCAAGAGCAGTTCGCGCCGGCGTTCCTTGAGAACCTGCGCGCGGCGGCCTCGCACGTGGATGCGCAATTGATCTACAGCTGCCACCGGGTGCGCTACAACTGGAAACTCAACATGGAGAACGTGAAGGACTACAACCATATCCCGTTCATCCATCCCAAGACCTTCAATCCGCTGATGACCGCCGCGCCCAAGCCGTCGGCGCACGTCGAGCGGCTGGCCGAGGTGCCCTCGGCGATCGAGCAGCTGCTGCAGGGGCGCGCGCGCGCGCCGCTGCACGCGCTGAGCTTTCCGGCCAAGGCCGAGATCGCGGCGCAGGACCACTGGTACCGCCCACTGTGCGAGCGCTACGGCGAGGATTCGGCGTTTTACAACTGGTTCCTGTACCCGAATGTGAACTTCTACAGCGTGCGCGGCGACTCCTTTGTGCTGCAGCAGTACGATCCGGTTTCGCCGCACGAGACCGACTATCACCTGTGGGTGGCGACCGCCCGGCGCAGGAGCGAGCGCACCGACTTCACCGCCCTGCTGAGCACGCTGATGCGCATCGAGCACCAGGTGATCGCCGAGGACACGGCGGTGCTGGAACGGCTGCAGGCCGGCCTGGGTGCGCATTCGCGCCCCTTCATGCACGGCGACTACGAGACCGAGCTGGTGCGCCAGCATCTGTGGTACCGCGCCAACGTGCTGGAGCAACCGGCATGA
- a CDS encoding LbetaH domain-containing protein: protein MKTLVLIGLGHALEQAQRTAQACGLAHVGIALESPDRYNFDLNALHASHPPAATNVFVAMDERAVNQSRHRLLADVRLAGYGSIDLVWPQAHIDAGVRLLGNVHVGPGCNLAAGSNIGAGSWLERQVMVEQDVRVGACVTLNAGVHLGRGTQIGQGSTLGGGSMTRSGARIGRHCEWLLPGTLPDVLQDRCFYDALMPGGARILR, encoded by the coding sequence ATGAAGACGCTGGTGCTGATCGGCCTGGGTCATGCGCTGGAGCAGGCGCAACGCACCGCGCAAGCCTGCGGCCTGGCGCACGTGGGCATTGCCCTGGAATCGCCGGACCGCTACAACTTCGACCTGAACGCCCTGCACGCCAGCCATCCGCCCGCGGCAACCAACGTGTTCGTCGCCATGGACGAACGCGCAGTGAACCAGTCGCGGCACAGGCTGCTCGCCGACGTGCGCCTGGCCGGCTACGGCAGCATCGACCTGGTGTGGCCGCAGGCGCACATCGATGCCGGCGTGCGCCTGCTCGGCAACGTGCATGTGGGACCGGGCTGCAACCTGGCGGCCGGCAGCAACATCGGCGCCGGCAGCTGGCTAGAACGCCAGGTGATGGTCGAACAGGACGTGCGCGTCGGCGCCTGCGTCACCCTGAATGCCGGCGTGCACCTTGGCCGCGGCACACAGATCGGCCAGGGTAGCACCCTGGGCGGCGGCAGCATGACCCGCAGCGGCGCCAGGATCGGCCGGCACTGCGAATGGTTGCTGCCCGGCACCCTGCCGGATGTGCTGCAGGACCGCTGCTTCTACGACGCACTGATGCCTGGTGGAGCCCGGATCCTGCGTTGA
- a CDS encoding FkbM family methyltransferase — translation MYPFLSRQTLAKDVLKLRDLLLRPNGPFPAWLDQSPTDFLASKKFVVCGSVCRPEIRVLAKSANVIAIVDDFLHERQSHIFGVPLISSDTWVSLAGGHSDIVSCILTPGGTAFQHFTKVANQWNLPTLLPLQFLHLLKSSNIDHGGEAGRFFLYGYEFFSHTIENADRLVELSDYLVDDYSRTTWLCILLYRMTLNPFYLEACAVGHNSEKFNLNSYSINRQFFDFNNQEVYVDGGAFDGDTIESFLRACMGNFKKIHSFEPSRYNNQLIRKRLSALQDQYLQPLRSSVILHENGLWDSNTILKFNPGQTVPIFEGTGIAQTQSAHLVESNIVSHIYENSREDDVSTTVPVTTIDDATEETATFIKLEIEGSELKAVHGAKKTIEKNRPQMAISIYHKPEDLLTLTNFVLETDKDYKLGFRQHNRLCPDAMVLYCF, via the coding sequence ATGTATCCATTTCTTTCCAGGCAAACGCTCGCAAAAGATGTCTTGAAGTTGCGCGACCTGCTTTTGCGACCCAACGGACCTTTCCCCGCTTGGCTTGACCAGTCCCCCACAGACTTTCTGGCAAGCAAGAAATTCGTCGTTTGCGGATCGGTTTGCCGCCCAGAAATCCGCGTGCTGGCGAAGTCTGCAAATGTCATCGCCATCGTCGACGACTTCCTGCATGAGCGTCAAAGCCATATCTTTGGAGTTCCTTTAATCAGCTCCGACACTTGGGTGAGCCTAGCTGGGGGTCACTCGGATATCGTGTCCTGCATCCTTACTCCAGGCGGCACGGCATTCCAGCACTTCACCAAAGTCGCCAATCAGTGGAACTTGCCGACCCTCCTTCCTTTGCAATTCCTGCATTTGCTGAAATCAAGCAATATTGACCACGGCGGAGAAGCGGGGCGTTTTTTCTTGTATGGCTATGAATTCTTCAGTCACACTATTGAGAATGCTGATCGGCTCGTCGAATTGAGCGACTACTTGGTCGACGACTACTCTCGCACCACATGGCTATGCATCCTCCTTTATCGAATGACATTAAATCCTTTCTACCTTGAAGCATGTGCCGTCGGCCACAACAGCGAAAAATTCAACCTAAATTCCTATTCCATAAATCGTCAATTCTTTGATTTCAATAATCAGGAAGTCTATGTCGATGGCGGCGCATTCGACGGCGACACTATCGAGAGTTTCTTGCGCGCCTGCATGGGAAATTTTAAGAAAATTCACTCTTTTGAGCCTTCCAGATACAACAACCAACTGATTCGCAAACGCCTTAGTGCACTACAGGATCAGTATCTACAGCCATTACGGTCGTCCGTCATTCTGCACGAAAATGGATTATGGGACAGCAATACGATCCTGAAGTTCAATCCAGGCCAAACCGTTCCTATTTTCGAAGGTACCGGGATCGCCCAAACCCAATCCGCTCACCTGGTGGAATCGAATATAGTTAGTCACATATATGAAAATTCGCGTGAAGACGACGTCTCGACAACCGTACCTGTTACAACTATCGATGATGCCACGGAAGAAACGGCAACATTCATAAAACTGGAAATCGAGGGATCAGAACTAAAAGCAGTTCATGGCGCAAAAAAAACAATAGAAAAGAATCGTCCGCAGATGGCCATTTCCATCTACCATAAGCCCGAGGATTTATTGACACTAACGAACTTCGTCTTAGAGACAGACAAAGATTACAAGCTCGGCTTTCGGCAGCATAACCGCTTATGCCCTGATGCAATGGTTCTGTATTGCTTTTAG
- a CDS encoding IS5 family transposase (programmed frameshift) — MAHRKEISIALWKRIHPLIPVVPPSPKGGRPRVDDQSALSGIVYVLRTGIAWEDLPQELGYGSGMTCWRRLRDWQAAGVWHRLHQVLLAELRRADRLDFSRASLDAASVAFPPGGAYTGPNPTDRGKRGSKRHVITDRHGVPLAFCVTGANRHDSVVFEELVDALPSIAGKPGRPRRWPDKLHADKAYDMDRCRDHLKRRGMTPRIARKGVERNDHLGRYRWVVERTHAWFAGMGKLRTRFERRIDIHLALLSMACCVICLRRLPEFC; from the exons ATGGCTCACCGCAAAGAAATCAGCATAGCGCTGTGGAAGCGCATCCACCCCTTGATCCCGGTCGTGCCGCCTTCGCCCAAGGGCGGTAGGCCGCGCGTAGACGACCAAAGCGCACTCAGCGGCATCGTGTACGTGCTGCGCACTGGCATCGCGTGGGAGGATCTGCCCCAGGAACTTGGCTACGGCAGCGGCATGACCTGCTGGCGCCGATTGCGTGACTGGCAGGCCGCGGGTGTATGGCACCGTCTGCATCAGGTGTTGCTGGCCGAACTTCGCCGCGCCGACCGGCTCGATTTCAGCCGGGCCAGCCTGGACGCGGCCAGCGTGGCCT TCCCCCCGGGGGGCGCCTATACGGGGCCGAACCCGACCGACCGCGGCAAACGCGGCAGCAAGCGGCACGTGATCACGGATCGGCACGGCGTTCCCCTGGCGTTCTGCGTGACCGGGGCCAACCGGCACGATTCGGTCGTGTTCGAGGAACTGGTCGATGCATTGCCCTCCATTGCCGGCAAACCTGGACGGCCACGACGCTGGCCGGACAAGCTGCATGCCGACAAGGCCTACGACATGGATCGGTGCCGGGACCACCTGAAGCGACGAGGGATGACCCCACGCATCGCCCGCAAGGGCGTGGAACGCAACGATCACCTGGGCCGATACCGCTGGGTAGTTGAACGCACGCATGCCTGGTTTGCCGGCATGGGAAAACTGCGGACCCGCTTCGAACGCCGGATTGATATCCACCTGGCTTTGCTGTCCATGGCCTGTTGCGTCATCTGCCTACGGCGACTTCCAGAGTTTTGTTAG
- a CDS encoding glycosyltransferase translates to MIDPAIVSIVMPAYKLRYFEKALDSVLAQTYPALELVICDDNPTQAIAEVVERRAPGSPFPIRYHRNPERFGELGSTIEGIGLARGEYVKFLHDDDMLAPDCVAALVQAMQSAPDVALASSRRQRIDGDDAPLPDIHATSFPFAGDVVLDGPELLSFLADHTINFIGEPSCVLCRRQDLLEIGDQLMMLDGRVIHWVGDLALYAKLLHRGNLALLARPLTRFRVSQDQYSQAGRDRPGIGDQGHDDFRRGVRAMGWYHGDGDARLVHVAPLDGGHAEPVDLLQAIQAAYARGRAQLALRDWQAQRQLPPAQRALFDTRLAELGGGARLAVLLDARNADTAALHASLHSLLLDGAAFATLSVAVLGAATATPWPDPRVRHLPLASTDEAADRNAALAELGHADWLLCASAGTRFCAGGLLRLLLELVQQPHCSALYADEWLALDGQTLAPVLRPDPDLDLLLGNPLATAGHWVFRRALVQELGGFDPDHDGALELELILRLFQRDAGASIAHLPEPLLIATAADAAAGAEARQRAVASHLRARGYAAAQVHALPGGLQRIDYGHAQQAPVSIVTIAQDNLPALQRLVVGLLETTAYPAYELLLVDNASDSPTIGAWMQAVAELGNGRIRVFALEQRVAQAEARNLAATQAQGDYLLFLDADSAVVQGRWLHELMNHAQRPEVGIVGAKGVSADATITHAGLLPGLLPGAGHAFAGEPMAQSGYMGRLQVAHRYSAVSERCMLVRRELFERLSGFDAGGFGDGGADVDLCLRAAALGEWTLWTPEALLLQPAAPPRPQSADDALLQRWLPVMAHDPAYSPSLGLEKPGGFKLGESEFSWQPLAWKPLPRILAHPGDAFGSGHYRVIQPFQALAEAGQIDGVYYARLLDPVEMERIAPDAVVVQRRVGDVELAKMERMRRFSTAFKVYELDDYLPNLPLKSVHREQMPKDVLRSLRRAATLVDRVVVSTPALAEALAGLHADIRVVHNRLDPRMWGDLAVTAATGSGGKPRVGWAGGASHTGDLELIADVVQALAGEVHWVFMGMCPERLRPHVAEVHPGVDFERYPQALAALRLDLALAPLEDNLFNRCKSNLRLLEYGACGYPVIASDLPPYQGGLPATLVKHRFRDWVNAIRQHLADADASAAAGSALHAAVRRDWMLQGANLQAWHAAWLPD, encoded by the coding sequence ATGATTGATCCCGCGATAGTCAGCATCGTCATGCCGGCCTACAAGCTGCGCTACTTCGAGAAGGCGCTCGACAGCGTGCTGGCCCAGACCTATCCGGCGCTGGAACTGGTCATCTGCGACGACAACCCCACTCAGGCGATCGCCGAGGTGGTGGAACGTCGAGCGCCCGGCTCGCCATTCCCGATCCGCTATCACCGCAATCCGGAGCGCTTCGGCGAACTCGGCAGCACCATCGAGGGCATCGGCCTGGCCCGGGGCGAGTACGTCAAGTTCCTGCACGACGACGACATGCTGGCGCCAGACTGCGTCGCCGCGCTGGTTCAGGCCATGCAGTCCGCTCCCGACGTGGCGCTGGCCTCCTCGCGCCGGCAGCGCATCGACGGCGACGACGCGCCGCTGCCGGACATCCACGCCACCAGCTTCCCGTTCGCCGGCGACGTGGTGCTCGACGGCCCCGAACTGCTGTCCTTCCTCGCCGATCACACCATCAACTTCATCGGCGAGCCCAGCTGCGTGCTGTGCCGGCGCCAGGATCTGCTGGAGATCGGCGACCAGCTGATGATGCTCGATGGCCGGGTGATCCATTGGGTCGGCGATCTGGCGCTGTACGCCAAGCTGCTGCACCGCGGCAACCTGGCCCTGCTGGCCAGGCCGCTGACCCGCTTCCGGGTATCGCAGGACCAATACAGCCAGGCCGGCCGCGACCGGCCGGGGATCGGCGACCAGGGCCACGACGATTTCCGCCGCGGCGTGCGTGCCATGGGCTGGTACCACGGCGACGGCGACGCACGCCTGGTCCATGTAGCACCGCTGGACGGAGGCCACGCCGAACCAGTCGATCTGCTACAGGCGATCCAGGCCGCGTATGCGCGCGGCCGCGCCCAGCTGGCGCTGCGCGACTGGCAGGCGCAGCGGCAGCTGCCGCCGGCCCAGCGCGCCCTGTTCGACACGCGCCTGGCCGAACTGGGCGGCGGCGCGCGGCTCGCGGTGCTGCTGGACGCGCGCAACGCCGACACGGCCGCGCTGCACGCCAGCCTGCACAGTCTGCTGCTGGACGGCGCCGCCTTCGCCACGCTGAGCGTGGCCGTGCTCGGCGCCGCGACGGCCACGCCGTGGCCGGATCCGCGGGTCCGGCATCTGCCGCTGGCGTCAACCGACGAGGCCGCCGACCGCAACGCCGCACTGGCCGAACTCGGCCACGCGGACTGGTTACTGTGCGCCAGCGCCGGCACCCGTTTCTGCGCAGGCGGCCTGCTGCGGTTGCTGCTGGAGCTGGTGCAGCAGCCGCACTGCAGCGCGCTGTATGCCGACGAATGGCTGGCGCTGGACGGCCAGACCCTGGCGCCGGTGCTGCGCCCGGATCCAGATCTGGACCTGCTGCTGGGCAATCCGCTGGCGACCGCCGGGCATTGGGTGTTCCGCCGCGCGCTGGTGCAGGAACTGGGCGGGTTCGATCCCGATCACGACGGCGCACTGGAACTGGAACTGATCCTGCGCCTGTTCCAGCGCGATGCCGGCGCCAGCATCGCGCATCTGCCCGAGCCGCTGCTGATCGCGACGGCGGCCGACGCCGCCGCGGGCGCCGAGGCGCGCCAGCGCGCAGTCGCCAGCCACCTGCGCGCGCGCGGTTACGCGGCCGCGCAGGTGCATGCGCTGCCAGGCGGGCTGCAGCGCATCGACTACGGCCACGCCCAGCAAGCGCCGGTCTCGATCGTGACCATCGCCCAGGACAATCTGCCGGCACTGCAGCGCCTGGTGGTCGGCCTGCTCGAGACCACCGCCTACCCGGCCTACGAACTGTTGCTGGTGGACAATGCCAGCGACTCGCCGACAATCGGCGCATGGATGCAGGCGGTGGCCGAACTCGGCAACGGCCGCATCCGCGTGTTCGCGCTGGAGCAACGCGTGGCCCAGGCCGAGGCGCGCAACCTGGCCGCGACCCAGGCGCAGGGCGACTACCTGCTATTCCTGGACGCCGACAGCGCCGTGGTCCAGGGCCGCTGGCTGCACGAACTGATGAACCACGCGCAGCGCCCGGAGGTCGGCATCGTCGGAGCCAAGGGCGTGTCCGCGGACGCCACCATCACCCACGCCGGTCTGCTGCCGGGGCTGTTGCCCGGCGCCGGCCATGCCTTCGCCGGCGAGCCGATGGCGCAGTCCGGCTACATGGGACGGTTGCAGGTGGCGCACCGCTATAGTGCCGTGTCCGAGCGCTGCATGCTGGTGCGGCGCGAACTGTTCGAGCGGCTGTCCGGGTTCGATGCGGGCGGGTTCGGCGACGGTGGTGCCGACGTGGACCTGTGCCTGCGCGCCGCCGCGCTGGGCGAATGGACCCTGTGGACGCCGGAAGCGCTGCTGCTGCAGCCCGCCGCGCCGCCACGGCCGCAAAGCGCCGACGACGCGCTGCTGCAACGCTGGCTACCGGTCATGGCACACGATCCGGCCTACTCGCCGAGCCTGGGCCTGGAGAAGCCGGGCGGCTTCAAGCTGGGCGAATCCGAGTTCTCCTGGCAGCCGCTGGCGTGGAAGCCGCTGCCGCGGATCCTGGCGCATCCCGGCGACGCGTTCGGCAGCGGCCACTACCGGGTGATCCAGCCGTTCCAGGCGCTGGCCGAGGCCGGGCAGATCGACGGCGTCTACTACGCGCGCCTGCTCGACCCGGTGGAGATGGAGCGCATCGCCCCCGATGCGGTGGTGGTGCAACGCCGGGTCGGCGACGTCGAGCTGGCGAAGATGGAGCGCATGCGCCGCTTTTCCACCGCGTTCAAGGTCTACGAGCTGGACGACTACCTGCCCAACCTGCCGCTGAAGAGCGTGCATCGCGAGCAGATGCCCAAGGATGTGCTGCGCTCGCTGCGCCGCGCCGCGACGCTGGTGGACCGGGTGGTGGTGTCCACCCCTGCCCTGGCCGAGGCCCTGGCCGGCCTGCATGCGGACATCCGCGTGGTCCACAACCGGCTGGATCCGCGCATGTGGGGCGATCTGGCCGTAACCGCCGCAACCGGCAGCGGTGGCAAGCCGCGGGTCGGCTGGGCCGGCGGCGCCAGCCATACCGGCGACCTGGAACTGATCGCCGACGTGGTGCAGGCGCTGGCCGGCGAGGTGCACTGGGTGTTCATGGGCATGTGCCCGGAGCGGCTGCGCCCACACGTGGCCGAGGTGCACCCGGGCGTGGACTTCGAACGCTATCCGCAGGCCCTGGCCGCGCTGCGCCTGGACCTGG